The sequence below is a genomic window from Tubulanus polymorphus chromosome 1, tnTubPoly1.2, whole genome shotgun sequence.
TCGGAGTCAGTAGGGGTCAGTTGCAATCGGTCGGGGTCAGTCGGAGTCAGTCAGAGTCAGTCGCAATCGGTCGGGGTCAGTCGGAGTCAGTCAGGGTCAGTCGCAATCGGTCGGAGTCAGTCGGGGTCAGTCGAGGTCAGTCAGAGTCAGTCGCAATCGGTCGGGGTCAGTCGGAGTCAGTCAGAGTCAGTAGCAATCGGTCGGAGTCAGTAGGGGTCAGTTGCAATCGGTCGGGGTCAGTCGGAGTCAGTCAGAGTCAGTCGCAATCGGTCGGGGTCAGTCGGAGTCAGTCGCAATCGGTCGGAGTCAGTCGAGGTCAGTCAGAGTCAGTCGCAATCGGTCGGGGTCAGTCGGAGTCAGTCAGAGTCAGTCGCAATCGGTCGGAGTCAGTAGGGGTCAGTTGCAATCGGTCGGGGTCAGTCGGAGTCAGTCAGAGTCAGTCGCAATCGGTCGGAGTCAGTCGCAATCGGTCGGGGTCAGTCGGAGTCAGTCAGAGTCAGTCGCAATCGGTCGGGGTCAGTCGAGGTCAGTCAGAGTCAGTCGCAATCGGTCGGGGCCAGTCGGAGTCAGTTGGGGTCAGTTGCAATCGGTCGGGGTCAGTGGGAGTCAGTCGAGGTCAGTCAGAGTCAGTCGCAATCGGTCGGAGTCAGTCAGAGTCAGTCGCAATCGGTCGGAGTCAGTCGCAATCGGTCGGGGTCAGTCAGAGTCAGTCGCAATCGGTCGGAGTCAGTCGCAATCGGTCGGGGTCAGTCGGAGTCAGTCGCAATCGGTCGGGGTCAGTCGAGGTCAGTCAGAGTCAGTCGCAATCGGTCGGGGTCAGTCGGAGTCAGTTGCAATCGGTCGGGGTCAGTCGAGGTCAGTCAGAGTCAGTCGCAATCGGTCGGAGTCAGTCGGGGTCAGTCGCAATCGTTTATTCTTACATTCGATATTATCAGGGAATTTACGATGTATAGTTTTATAAGTTTCTAAAGCTTGTTGATAATTTCCACTTCTACGATGACAACTGGCAACCATTAACTGCCATTTTACTTGATTCGGTCTAAAATAGatgagaaaatattcaaatagtaAAAACTTGcaaacaaataaaattcatatttcatataaacacTTACTGAACTATAGAAGCACGCTCGAAATATTGGATAGCTTTTTCGCAGAACTGTGAGTCGATATAATAAGCTCCTAACCACTCGATATTCTCGATATTAGATGGAAAATATCGATATGACTGAAATATTTGAGAGGAAGATGAGAATCGAGAGTAAATATCGACGAATAAATTGAGACAATAATTCTACGTACATCATAATGATACTGAAACGCTTGAGATTTATCTCCTTCATTGTCATAAATTTCACCGAGTTTCTGTAAAACTGAGGCATCAGTTGGAATGATACTGAGTACTTGCATCAACCATTCAGTCGCTTGAGCTGTATCCTCTAATTGATCATAGCTATATTACTGTTAATTACATAACTATCTCTTTACTGGATACAGGATACCAGTATCAGCTACTGGATATTGGATACCAGTATCAACTACTGGATACATGATACCAGTATCAGCTACTGGATACAGGATACCAGTATCAGCTACTGGATACAGGATACCAGTATCAGCTACTGGATACATGATACCAGTATCAGCTACTGGATACAGGATACCAGTATCAGCTACTGGATACAGGATACCAGTATCAGCTACTGGATACAGGATACCAGTATCAGCTACTGGATACAGGATACCAGTATCAGCTACTGGATACAGGATACCAGTATCAGCTACTGGATACAGGATACAAGTATCAGCTACTGGATACAGGATACCAGTATCAGCTActcattgaatttttttatctAAAGGATACATATCGGCTATTTGATACATGACTTGTGCACTGTTTCGTAAAATAGCGTGAAGTTTGAAGAAACAATCTAAAGCATCTTCCAATCGTGCCAGTTTCTTATTACATAAACCTGAATATAACATGATTCACAGTTAGTATTCAGTCAGTGATTAAAGGTTACCATAGTTACAGTAAACATCCAACAAACCTAGATTGAACAATGCCTCGATACAAGATGAATCATTATTCAAAGCTTCTCTGTAGAATTCACGAGCTTTCTCATATTCCTTCTCTTCACACAAAACATTGCCTTTATTCACTAGagctgaaatatatacaacaaACACTACATGGAGAGAAGGAGACAGTGGTAAGTGAGGAGGAGACAGTGGTAAGTGAGGAGGGATGTGTTACCCGATGGATTGTACCGATCTGCAGCTATTGCAGCATCAGCGTATTTATCAGCTTGTGCTAAATCACTCTCctgaaaataatatcaaaCTACATCTCATTAAACAGCTACAATCAGTTCAGAGTgccagcagcggcagcggcagcggcagcagcagcagcagcaaaaacaaaatatgaatgaataaatggtTTACCCCTGATTCAGCCAACTGTAGCATGCAAACATAGCAAACAAACCGCTATATCAATATGTATCAATCGTTTAAAggtaaataaagaaaatgactCTTGCCACTTACCAGGAAATATAAGAATGATAAATTAGTAGCTGCTGTACTGGCAACTTTAGTATCTTTCTTCTCAAATGACTTCAAAGTTTCAATCGCctgaaaatcaatgaataacAGAACGGACTATAGTTCATTACTCTCACCAcaagatatatgatatatgatacatgATATACGATATACGATACCTGGTTGAAATCTTTCTGCTTCAAATACATAATTCCTTTATCAATCTCTAAATCATGAGCCAAATCAACATACAGCGACATTTTCACTTGATCAACGCACCTGAAATCAGCCATCATACATTACTGACATAGTATGGTGAGGAGGTGAGGGGAATGAGGTGAGGAGGAATGAGGTGAGGAGGAATGAGGTGAGGAGGTGAGGGGGAATGAGGTGAGGAATGAGGTGAGGGGAGGAGGTGAGGGGTGAGGAGGGAGCAAGGGGTAGAAAACTGACCAATCATATCCAGCAGCGAATGTCGTTTCAATAACTGGTGCGATCATTTTAGCAGCTGTTTTTATACACCGTTCCGCTTCACTCTTCCTACAATATATACACCACGCCATCTATAGCTATTCATTTCAACTAACGCTAAAGTTAACACATCGCCCCCTATAGGATATCATACATACCTAGTTCGTTCTATTTGTCGTAAGCTGTCATTTTTAATCACTTCCAAAATCAGATTGTACTGTTTATCGTCCtgtaaatcaatcaataagaAACACGGGTTAGACCTAAACTTAGCCCCCCCCCCAGGACCTGACTTACCCCCCAGGACCTCACTTACCCCTTGAGATAAGTATTTATCCTCATCATCGATGTGTAAATCAACCatcaataatttttgaaaagcttttttcattttttctctgtCACCTAGAgcatagtaacacaatatcaGATTGAAGCCTGTTTTAAAGTTAGGTTGTTCTTGCATGATGtgttcaaacgatgttattgCGTCGTTATATTGACCCATTTTCACAAACACTATTCCAATATTCTGCATTATTTTGATCCTTAAAAAGAAAAGCAAAAaccttttttcatattttctccAAATTTCCGATACAAAAAAGTGACAATGATGGAAGGAGATACAAACCTCATTTCTTTATGAGTATTTGGAACCTGATCGAGAGCCATTCGGTAATATTTGATAGA
It includes:
- the LOC141899625 gene encoding intraflagellar transport protein 88 homolog; translation: MAGMNRLSMMEQVHLAGEDEDDLYSGFNEYSATLEAEELEHDIAFQQAVRTSHGRKKNLAGSSSKPPPTGLRLGTQAAGRSGMISSLGRPVTGAQDGNARPMTAVRAAGFTSQPRGVSFDPLNQASQGPAPPLESKTEDSPEEKIKQLEKKVNELIEESCFANSSGELSTALEKAKEAGRKERILVRQREQLGTSEQINLDLTYSVLFNLANQYAANEMHAEALNTYQVIVKNKMFSNAGRLKVNMGNIYFKQKNYPKSIKYYRMALDQVPNTHKEMRIKIMQNIGIVFVKMGQYNDAITSFEHIMQEQPNFKTGFNLILCYYALGDREKMKKAFQKLLMVDLHIDDEDKYLSQGDDKQYNLILEVIKNDSLRQIERTRKSEAERCIKTAAKMIAPVIETTFAAGYDWCVDQVKMSLYVDLAHDLEIDKGIMYLKQKDFNQAIETLKSFEKKDTKVASTAATNLSFLYFLESDLAQADKYADAAIAADRYNPSALVNKGNVLCEEKEYEKAREFYREALNNDSSCIEALFNLGLCNKKLARLEDALDCFFKLHAILRNSAQVMYQIADIYDQLEDTAQATEWLMQVLSIIPTDASVLQKLGEIYDNEGDKSQAFQYHYDSYRYFPSNIENIEWLGAYYIDSQFCEKAIQYFERASIVQPNQVKWQLMVASCHRRSGNYQQALETYKTIHRKFPDNIECKNKRLRLTPTDSDRLRLTLTDLD